One Kribbella sp. NBC_00662 genomic region harbors:
- a CDS encoding DUF2330 domain-containing protein, translated as MKLWRVVAGVLAIGFIAAGVTPAWACACGGYLPDAQSRARAYGESALVQYAGGTEKITLSMAINGTSKKAAWIMPVPAAAKVELGDDQLFYRLDQLTRPKIVYKKTYWPFRDLGIMGNARDSAGAPAPGSGVDVRQQMVLGPFAVARLSGSTGTAVTDWLRTNGYVVPATLAANLTPYLTEKWEIVAVKLAPKRDGESLSGSTPPLRLTFASERIVYPMRLSKGATNSQTVTVYVAAEHRVDATKLPDAAVKPELLFAGRVEDDALTTPANFLTAYTATYREPSRITDDFTFAPAATDAEYQRVKVITQNDGFWSTLGVIFGCLLLIGTGAAVIARMLVRRA; from the coding sequence GTGAAGCTTTGGCGGGTGGTAGCTGGTGTCCTGGCGATCGGATTCATCGCGGCCGGGGTGACACCTGCCTGGGCCTGCGCGTGCGGCGGCTACCTCCCGGACGCGCAGTCGCGAGCTCGCGCGTACGGCGAGAGCGCGCTGGTGCAGTACGCCGGCGGCACCGAGAAGATCACGCTCTCGATGGCGATCAACGGCACGTCGAAGAAGGCGGCCTGGATCATGCCGGTCCCGGCGGCCGCGAAGGTCGAGCTCGGCGACGACCAGCTGTTCTACCGGCTCGACCAGCTGACGCGGCCGAAGATCGTCTACAAGAAGACGTACTGGCCGTTCCGCGACCTCGGGATCATGGGCAACGCCCGCGATTCCGCCGGCGCCCCGGCGCCCGGATCCGGGGTCGACGTCCGCCAGCAGATGGTCCTCGGCCCGTTCGCGGTCGCGCGGCTCAGCGGCTCGACCGGTACGGCGGTCACGGACTGGCTGCGCACGAACGGGTACGTCGTACCGGCGACGCTGGCCGCGAACCTCACGCCGTACCTGACGGAGAAGTGGGAGATCGTCGCGGTGAAGCTCGCACCCAAGCGGGACGGCGAGAGCCTGAGCGGATCGACGCCGCCGCTGCGGCTCACGTTCGCATCGGAGCGGATCGTCTACCCGATGCGCCTGAGCAAGGGCGCGACCAACTCGCAGACGGTGACGGTGTACGTCGCGGCCGAGCACCGGGTCGACGCCACGAAGCTGCCCGATGCCGCGGTGAAGCCCGAGCTGCTGTTCGCGGGCCGGGTCGAGGACGACGCGCTGACAACGCCGGCCAACTTCCTGACCGCGTACACGGCGACGTACCGCGAGCCGAGCCGGATCACCGACGACTTCACGTTCGCGCCCGCCGCGACCGACGCGGAGTACCAGCGCGTCAAGGTCATCACCCAGAACGACGGTTTCTGGAGCACCCTCGGCGTGATCTTCGGTTGCCTGCTCCTGATCGGCACCGGTGCCGCGGTCATCGCCAGGATGCTGGTACGGCGAGCATGA
- a CDS encoding FAD-binding protein, producing the protein MPVSRRGLLAGTAVAGAALAVPGTASAAVTTTALSDKIGPNDARYQDLVLRGQNRRFIGKPQYARVIRSTEDAVAAVQEAVRSGKRIAVRGGGHCFEDFVDSSDIEVLLDMSTYDEVTWDPQYKAFSIGAGAVLETVYKELFYGWGLTLPAGGCLSVGVGGHFSGGGYGPLSRKYGSVVDHLYGVEVVVVDARGRARSVVATRDNQYKDLWWAHTGGGGGNFGVVTRYLMRSAGASGRTPGESLPKAPAALRSTLLLYDWKTTTQAGFLRTVRNWFTFFEQHNTPDSPYATLYAPFILSHYSAEQYLLSTQIDAAAPNSEQLMNAFNAAMVEGVEQKPQVIDLGVGPFLHLSMQRSIEETATPNRGKYKAGYLKKGYSDEQILSLYRGLTDTTYKGPVSSMLLVPYGGKVNTVPSDSTASAQRDVMGKIVLTAAWDNATDDDMHLGWMRKVYGDIYRDTGGVPVPNATNAGSYINYPDVDLADPAYNKSGVPWHDLYYQGNYPRLQQIKSKWDPRNVFHHKLSIEPQ; encoded by the coding sequence ATGCCAGTCAGCCGTCGTGGTCTTCTGGCCGGGACCGCGGTTGCGGGTGCGGCGCTCGCCGTCCCCGGTACTGCGTCTGCCGCCGTCACCACCACCGCCCTCAGCGACAAGATCGGCCCGAACGACGCGCGGTACCAGGACCTGGTGCTGCGCGGGCAGAATCGCCGCTTCATCGGCAAACCGCAGTACGCGCGAGTGATCCGGTCGACCGAGGACGCCGTCGCGGCCGTCCAGGAGGCGGTCCGCAGCGGCAAGCGGATCGCGGTCCGCGGCGGTGGACACTGCTTCGAGGACTTCGTGGACAGCAGCGACATCGAGGTCCTGCTCGACATGTCGACGTACGACGAGGTGACGTGGGACCCGCAGTACAAGGCGTTCTCGATCGGAGCCGGTGCCGTTCTCGAGACCGTCTACAAGGAACTGTTCTACGGCTGGGGTCTGACACTGCCGGCGGGCGGCTGCCTGAGTGTCGGGGTGGGCGGGCACTTCAGCGGCGGCGGGTACGGGCCGCTGTCGCGGAAGTACGGCTCGGTCGTCGACCACCTGTACGGCGTGGAGGTCGTGGTCGTCGACGCGCGTGGCCGGGCGCGGTCGGTGGTGGCGACGCGCGACAACCAGTACAAGGACCTGTGGTGGGCGCACACGGGCGGCGGTGGCGGGAACTTCGGTGTCGTCACGCGGTACCTGATGCGTTCGGCCGGCGCCTCCGGCCGGACGCCGGGCGAATCGTTGCCCAAGGCACCGGCTGCGTTGCGGTCGACCCTGCTGCTGTACGACTGGAAGACCACGACGCAGGCCGGGTTCCTGCGGACGGTGCGCAACTGGTTCACGTTCTTCGAGCAGCACAACACCCCGGACTCGCCGTACGCGACGCTCTACGCGCCGTTCATCCTGTCGCACTACAGCGCCGAGCAGTACCTGCTCTCGACCCAGATCGACGCGGCCGCGCCGAACTCGGAGCAGCTGATGAACGCGTTCAACGCGGCGATGGTCGAAGGGGTGGAGCAGAAGCCGCAGGTGATCGACCTGGGTGTCGGGCCGTTCCTGCACCTGAGCATGCAGCGCTCGATCGAGGAGACCGCGACGCCGAACCGCGGGAAGTACAAGGCCGGGTACCTGAAGAAGGGGTACTCCGACGAGCAGATCCTCTCGCTCTACCGCGGGCTCACCGACACGACGTACAAGGGTCCGGTGTCGTCGATGCTTCTCGTCCCGTACGGCGGCAAGGTGAACACCGTCCCGTCGGACTCGACCGCCTCCGCGCAACGCGACGTGATGGGCAAGATCGTTCTCACCGCAGCGTGGGACAACGCCACCGACGACGACATGCACCTCGGCTGGATGCGGAAGGTGTACGGCGACATCTACCGCGACACCGGCGGCGTCCCGGTGCCGAACGCGACCAACGCCGGCTCGTACATCAACTACCCGGACGTGGATCTGGCCGACCCGGCCTACAACAAGTCCGGCGTGCCGTGGCACGACCTGTACTACCAGGGCAACTACCCGCGGCTGCAGCAGATCAAGTCGAAGTGGGACCCGCGCAACGTGTTCCACCACAAGCTCTCGATCGAGCCGCAGTAG
- a CDS encoding FAD-binding protein, with translation MSLLDRRTVLKAGSATAVAGLTGCGDAKDNAGGTTSPTQTPTTSAPSSTAPSTTAPSSSAASTTATPSSTPTSTATSSAPTGPSAAPNWNTFSRSLTGKVYLPSTSGYAAAHQLFNPRWDSVRPTAVVKAANPADVQKAINFARANKLVLVPKSGGHSYVGASTIANGMQLDVGGLKSMSYSNGILTVGAGARLYDVHAFLDRYGRSLPTGTCPTVGVAGLTLGGGMGIHTRTYGLTCDRVVSMGVFTADGKSHNVSPTVEPDLFWALRGSGGGNLGVVTSFRFSTIPATKLGFFRLTWPESQAAAVVRGWQKFAQTAPTTAWGNLHIDAQSNGTLSIHVLGVSTTGNANAAAAQLESFVGAKASARTISVKTHMEAVKYLGGGTTSPRQGFLAGSDVLKGAMDAATITALLGAVKAAARAKTPASAILDPLGGQAAKQPTGGAAWPWRSALGVIQWYSSAQGTSAKTFIANGHRAVRSASAGAYVNYLEAGRAVSSYYGGSSAKLQAAKKKYDPTNFFHTPYTLA, from the coding sequence GTGAGCCTGCTTGACCGCCGTACGGTACTGAAGGCCGGTAGTGCCACAGCAGTCGCCGGACTGACCGGATGCGGGGACGCGAAGGACAACGCGGGCGGGACGACAAGCCCGACGCAGACGCCGACCACCTCCGCGCCGAGCAGCACCGCTCCGAGCACGACAGCTCCGAGTAGTTCGGCCGCGTCGACGACCGCGACGCCGAGCAGCACCCCGACCAGCACCGCGACCAGTTCAGCGCCGACCGGACCCTCGGCCGCACCGAACTGGAACACTTTCTCCCGTTCGCTGACCGGCAAGGTCTACCTGCCCTCGACCTCCGGGTACGCCGCCGCGCACCAGCTGTTCAACCCGCGCTGGGACAGCGTCCGCCCAACCGCCGTGGTGAAGGCCGCGAACCCGGCCGACGTGCAGAAGGCGATCAACTTCGCCCGCGCCAACAAGCTCGTCCTCGTCCCGAAGAGTGGCGGCCACTCGTACGTCGGCGCGTCCACGATCGCGAACGGCATGCAACTCGATGTCGGCGGGCTGAAAAGCATGAGCTACTCCAACGGCATCCTCACCGTCGGCGCCGGAGCCCGGCTGTACGACGTCCACGCGTTCCTCGACCGGTACGGGCGCTCGCTGCCGACCGGGACCTGTCCGACCGTCGGTGTCGCCGGCCTCACGCTCGGCGGCGGGATGGGGATCCACACCCGCACGTACGGGCTGACCTGTGACCGGGTCGTGTCGATGGGCGTGTTCACCGCGGACGGGAAGTCGCACAACGTCAGCCCGACCGTCGAGCCGGACCTGTTCTGGGCGCTGCGCGGCAGCGGTGGCGGCAACCTCGGCGTGGTCACCTCGTTCCGGTTCTCGACCATCCCGGCGACCAAGCTCGGGTTCTTCCGGCTGACCTGGCCCGAGTCACAGGCGGCAGCCGTCGTCCGCGGCTGGCAGAAGTTCGCCCAGACCGCGCCGACCACGGCCTGGGGCAACCTGCACATCGATGCCCAGAGCAACGGAACGCTGTCGATCCACGTGCTCGGCGTCTCCACCACCGGCAACGCGAACGCGGCGGCCGCGCAGCTGGAGTCGTTCGTCGGTGCGAAGGCTTCGGCCCGGACCATCAGCGTCAAGACGCACATGGAGGCGGTGAAGTACCTCGGCGGCGGTACGACGAGTCCGCGGCAGGGATTCCTGGCGGGCTCGGACGTACTCAAGGGTGCGATGGACGCCGCGACGATCACCGCGCTGCTCGGTGCGGTGAAGGCGGCCGCGCGGGCCAAGACGCCGGCGTCGGCGATCCTCGACCCGCTCGGCGGGCAGGCCGCGAAGCAGCCGACCGGCGGGGCAGCGTGGCCGTGGCGCAGCGCGCTCGGCGTGATCCAGTGGTACTCGTCCGCGCAGGGCACCAGCGCCAAGACCTTCATCGCGAACGGTCACCGGGCCGTGCGGTCGGCCTCGGCCGGTGCCTACGTCAACTACCTCGAGGCGGGCCGGGCAGTCAGCTCGTACTACGGCGGCAGCTCGGCCAAGCTGCAGGCCGCGAAGAAGAAGTACGACCCGACCAACTTCTTCCACACGCCGTACACCCTCGCCTAG
- a CDS encoding prepilin peptidase, which yields MPADNAVLAAGLGVVLCGPAAAVLGPWLMRNIPEPVLEEGETKVPYASVAGRRAAYWCGGLAAVAGGLLGWMLGLDAVLPAWLALAVAGAVLGYIDARTRFLPSVIIWPTYAVVAAGLLAAAIATGEWGSLRRAVIAGAIGFAVFYVLWFAFPRGVGFGDVRLSGLLGLALGWLGWGQFASGLYGGFFLGAIVGIVLIAARVMTRKQMVPFGPFMLVGALAGVLLGAPLERLYAG from the coding sequence GTGCCGGCTGACAACGCAGTGCTCGCAGCGGGGCTCGGTGTGGTCCTCTGCGGCCCCGCTGCGGCCGTCCTCGGGCCCTGGCTGATGCGCAACATCCCCGAGCCGGTGCTGGAAGAGGGCGAGACCAAGGTCCCGTACGCATCGGTGGCGGGCCGGCGAGCGGCGTACTGGTGCGGTGGGCTCGCGGCGGTCGCCGGGGGACTGCTGGGCTGGATGCTCGGGCTGGACGCCGTACTGCCCGCGTGGTTGGCGCTCGCGGTCGCCGGCGCGGTGCTCGGGTACATCGACGCGCGGACGCGGTTCCTGCCCTCGGTGATCATCTGGCCGACGTACGCCGTCGTCGCGGCCGGATTGCTCGCCGCTGCGATAGCGACGGGGGAGTGGGGATCGTTGCGCCGGGCAGTGATTGCCGGTGCGATCGGGTTCGCGGTGTTCTACGTGCTGTGGTTCGCGTTCCCGCGTGGCGTCGGGTTCGGCGACGTACGGCTGTCGGGGCTGCTCGGGCTGGCGCTCGGCTGGCTGGGCTGGGGGCAGTTCGCGTCCGGGTTGTACGGCGGGTTCTTCCTCGGCGCGATCGTCGGGATCGTGTTGATCGCCGCCCGGGTGATGACGCGCAAGCAGATGGTCCCGTTCGGGCCGTTCATGCTGGTCGGCGCACTGGCCGGCGTACTGCTCGGTGCGCCGTTGGAGCGGTTGTACGCCGGATAG
- a CDS encoding type II toxin-antitoxin system VapC family toxin — MSYLLDTNMVSEFRKKVPDSGAVKWFDSVRSGQLYVSALMVGELRKGIERLVDRDPTQAAALDDWCQRLVRGFSDRIIPVTQDIAEIWGRLSARTPLPVVDGLMAATALVHDWTFVTRNTGDVERTGVRVLNPFVN, encoded by the coding sequence GTGAGCTATCTGCTCGACACCAACATGGTGTCGGAGTTCCGGAAGAAGGTGCCGGACTCGGGCGCGGTCAAATGGTTCGACTCTGTTCGGTCCGGCCAGCTCTACGTCAGTGCACTCATGGTCGGTGAGCTCAGAAAAGGAATCGAGCGGCTGGTCGATCGGGATCCGACGCAGGCCGCCGCACTCGATGACTGGTGTCAACGTCTTGTCCGTGGGTTCTCCGATCGCATCATCCCCGTTACGCAGGACATCGCGGAAATCTGGGGCCGGTTGAGCGCGCGGACTCCGCTGCCGGTCGTCGACGGGCTGATGGCAGCGACCGCCCTCGTCCACGACTGGACATTCGTCACGCGCAACACCGGCGACGTCGAGCGCACCGGCGTGCGTGTGCTCAACCCCTTCGTCAACTGA
- a CDS encoding type II toxin-antitoxin system Phd/YefM family antitoxin, whose translation MTAVAGQWQLQEAKQHFSELIRAVQTSGPQFVTKHGEQVAVVLDIVDYRRMTGVELVEDFKSFLASAPDMSMLEIERPMDPERPVDLE comes from the coding sequence ATGACGGCTGTGGCCGGCCAGTGGCAGTTACAGGAAGCGAAACAGCATTTCAGCGAGTTGATCCGGGCCGTGCAGACGAGCGGTCCGCAGTTCGTGACCAAGCACGGTGAGCAGGTTGCCGTCGTGCTCGACATCGTGGACTACCGACGGATGACGGGGGTGGAACTGGTGGAGGACTTCAAGAGTTTCCTGGCGTCGGCGCCGGATATGAGCATGCTCGAGATCGAGCGTCCGATGGATCCGGAACGGCCGGTCGATCTCGAGTGA
- a CDS encoding ADP-ribosylglycohydrolase family protein → MSRVAEETWRARVRGCLLGGAIGDALGGPVEFEDGRSIVAKHPDGVRAFLPGSDGWPAGTITDDTQMTLFTVEGLIRAGVRTDRGIGFTVGVVHHAYDRWLDTQNLPGPSGEQDGWLQGEQWLYARRAPGNTCLSALTEARKGEARIPQFGGEAVNDSKGCGGVMRVAPFGLLPAYFPTDWIFDSAATAAGYTHGHPTGKLASGALAAIIRELCNGAGLDDALTRATELLKQHEGHDETSTALAFARHLAATAPAGPVTVERLGGGWVAEEALAIAVFAALAYPEPDQFLDALALAVTHSGDSDSTGAICGNILGALHGETALPAELVFTVEGRAVILQLADDFALEFTQGKRLHGDYGPQTTWTTRYPGW, encoded by the coding sequence ATGAGTCGGGTGGCTGAGGAGACGTGGCGGGCGCGGGTGCGCGGGTGCTTGCTGGGTGGTGCGATCGGGGACGCGCTGGGCGGGCCGGTGGAGTTCGAGGACGGTCGGTCGATCGTGGCGAAGCACCCGGACGGCGTACGGGCGTTCCTCCCGGGAAGCGACGGGTGGCCCGCGGGGACGATCACCGACGACACCCAGATGACGCTGTTCACGGTCGAGGGGCTGATCCGGGCCGGCGTACGGACGGACCGCGGGATCGGGTTCACAGTCGGCGTCGTGCATCACGCGTACGACCGCTGGCTGGACACGCAGAACCTGCCCGGGCCGAGCGGTGAGCAGGACGGTTGGCTGCAGGGTGAGCAGTGGCTGTACGCGCGTCGTGCGCCGGGCAACACCTGCCTGTCCGCGCTGACCGAGGCCCGCAAGGGCGAGGCACGGATCCCGCAGTTCGGCGGCGAGGCGGTGAACGACTCGAAGGGATGCGGCGGGGTGATGCGGGTCGCGCCGTTCGGGCTGCTGCCGGCGTACTTCCCGACGGACTGGATCTTCGACTCGGCCGCGACCGCCGCCGGGTACACGCACGGTCATCCGACCGGGAAGCTCGCCTCCGGCGCACTCGCCGCGATCATCCGCGAGCTGTGCAACGGCGCCGGCCTCGACGACGCACTCACAAGAGCGACCGAGCTCCTCAAACAGCACGAAGGCCACGACGAGACCAGTACGGCGCTCGCGTTCGCGCGCCACCTGGCCGCGACGGCACCCGCCGGTCCCGTCACGGTCGAGCGCCTCGGCGGCGGGTGGGTCGCCGAGGAGGCACTCGCGATCGCGGTCTTCGCGGCCCTCGCCTACCCGGAGCCGGACCAGTTCCTCGACGCGCTCGCGCTCGCGGTCACCCACTCCGGCGACAGCGACTCCACCGGCGCGATCTGCGGCAACATCCTGGGCGCCCTCCACGGCGAGACGGCTCTCCCCGCAGAGCTCGTCTTCACCGTCGAGGGTCGCGCCGTCATCCTTCAACTCGCCGACGACTTCGCGCTGGAGTTCACCCAGGGCAAGCGTCTGCACGGCGACTACGGCCCACAAACGACCTGGACCACCCGCTACCCGGGCTGGTGA
- the mltG gene encoding endolytic transglycosylase MltG, protein MHQDLNEGEEQADDLGSGLGLRAETRVERRVNRRRARSRRAFGCFAGLISLIVVGAIVAGAVVGFGKGKDALESVFSAPDYTGEGTGTVQVEISKGQSSSSIADTLEKKEVVKSARAFERAARDDPRSLQIQAATYTLRKHMSAKAALALMMNTAESIKVMRVSVPSGETKGEVAVILQTKLKLPAGQAANAINHPAGLGLPAYANGNPEGFLYPATYDVPKNANATVMLKLMTAKYASIAKELNLVQAAQHKKLDPYQAVIVASIIGAETNKQADYAKVARVIYNRLAAGMYLGMDSTVHYVVGKDGGVYTTPEQRKNPSPYNTYNHKGLPPTPINSPTREELSAALNPAPGSWKYFTLVNLDTGETAFATTFAEHQVNVKKLQAWCQAHTGKC, encoded by the coding sequence GTGCACCAAGATCTGAACGAGGGCGAGGAGCAGGCCGACGATCTCGGCAGCGGCCTCGGCCTGCGGGCCGAGACCCGCGTGGAGCGGCGCGTCAACCGGCGCCGGGCCCGCAGCCGCCGGGCGTTCGGCTGCTTCGCCGGTCTGATCTCGCTGATCGTCGTCGGTGCGATCGTGGCCGGCGCCGTGGTCGGTTTCGGCAAGGGCAAGGACGCGCTGGAGAGCGTGTTCTCCGCGCCGGACTACACCGGCGAGGGCACGGGGACCGTGCAGGTCGAGATCTCCAAGGGGCAGTCGAGCTCGTCGATCGCCGACACCCTGGAGAAGAAGGAGGTCGTCAAGAGCGCCCGCGCGTTCGAGCGTGCGGCCCGCGACGACCCGCGGTCACTGCAGATCCAGGCCGCGACCTACACCCTGCGCAAGCACATGTCGGCCAAGGCCGCGCTGGCGCTGATGATGAACACGGCCGAGTCGATCAAGGTGATGCGGGTCAGCGTCCCGTCCGGGGAGACCAAGGGCGAGGTCGCGGTGATCCTGCAGACCAAGCTCAAGCTGCCCGCCGGCCAGGCCGCGAACGCGATCAACCACCCGGCCGGGCTCGGCCTGCCGGCGTACGCGAACGGCAACCCCGAAGGCTTCCTGTACCCGGCGACCTACGACGTGCCGAAGAACGCGAACGCGACCGTCATGCTCAAGCTGATGACCGCGAAGTACGCGTCGATCGCCAAGGAACTGAACCTGGTGCAGGCCGCGCAGCACAAGAAGCTGGACCCGTACCAGGCGGTGATCGTGGCCAGCATCATCGGTGCCGAGACCAACAAGCAGGCCGACTACGCCAAGGTCGCGCGAGTGATCTACAACCGGCTGGCCGCCGGGATGTACCTGGGCATGGACTCGACGGTGCACTACGTGGTCGGCAAGGACGGCGGGGTGTACACGACGCCCGAGCAGCGGAAGAACCCTTCGCCGTACAACACGTACAACCACAAGGGCCTGCCGCCGACGCCGATCAACTCACCGACCCGCGAGGAGCTCAGCGCCGCGCTCAACCCGGCGCCGGGTAGCTGGAAGTACTTCACGCTGGTCAACCTGGACACCGGCGAGACCGCGTTCGCTACCACGTTCGCGGAACACCAGGTCAACGTGAAGAAGCTCCAGGCCTGGTGCCAGGCGCACACCGGGAAGTGCTGA
- a CDS encoding shikimate dehydrogenase, translated as MTRCAVLGSPIAHSLSPAMHRAAYAELGLDWRYDAFEVEEDELAGFVASLGADVRGLSLTMPLKRVALDLVDTVDPVAELIGAANTMLFEPDGSRSAHNTDVPGLVNAFAEQGITAAETAVVVGGGATAASTLAALRGMKVTDVTVVVRDVAKAERLLDLAAELGLRTSVADFTQVEQIGGFDLCVSTLPGGAVDPWAEHFAAVAPVVFDVAYHPWPTRLAIAAHRIGTELLNGLDLLVHQATLQVEMMTGRSPAPLAAMRTAAREELGDREPA; from the coding sequence TTGACCCGTTGTGCGGTGCTCGGCTCGCCGATCGCGCATTCGCTCTCGCCGGCGATGCACCGGGCGGCGTACGCCGAGCTCGGACTCGACTGGCGGTACGACGCGTTCGAGGTCGAAGAGGATGAACTCGCCGGCTTCGTGGCATCGCTCGGTGCGGACGTCCGCGGGTTGTCGCTGACGATGCCGCTGAAGCGCGTCGCACTCGATCTCGTCGACACGGTCGACCCGGTCGCGGAGCTGATCGGCGCGGCGAACACGATGCTGTTCGAGCCGGACGGATCCAGGTCCGCCCACAACACCGACGTGCCCGGCCTGGTGAACGCGTTCGCCGAGCAGGGCATCACGGCCGCCGAGACCGCGGTCGTGGTCGGTGGCGGCGCGACGGCCGCGTCGACGCTGGCAGCGTTGCGTGGCATGAAGGTCACCGACGTGACCGTCGTCGTCCGGGACGTCGCGAAGGCCGAGCGGTTGCTGGATCTGGCCGCGGAGCTCGGACTCCGGACGTCGGTCGCGGACTTCACCCAGGTGGAGCAGATCGGCGGCTTCGACCTGTGCGTCTCGACCCTGCCCGGCGGCGCGGTCGACCCGTGGGCCGAGCACTTCGCCGCCGTCGCCCCGGTGGTGTTCGACGTGGCGTACCATCCCTGGCCGACCAGGCTCGCGATCGCGGCGCACCGGATCGGTACAGAGCTGTTGAACGGACTTGATCTGCTCGTGCATCAGGCGACCCTCCAGGTGGAGATGATGACGGGTAGGTCGCCGGCTCCTCTGGCGGCCATGAGGACGGCCGCGCGTGAGGAGTTGGGGGATCGTGAGCCTGCTTGA